From the genome of Solanum lycopersicum chromosome 7, SLM_r2.1:
CCAATAGAGCTTCAAAAggtaattgattatttaaagaatgaatttgagatgaaagatctgggaagaacaaaattatgtcttggtgtgcaaattgagcatttgacaaatggtatttttgttcatcaatctGCCTACACAgaaaaagtgttgaaaagatTCTGTATGGATGAAGCGCATCCATTAAGTACTCCGATGGTTGTTCGTTCACTTGATGTGAATAAGGATCCATTCCGACCTCAAGAAAAGGATGAAAAAATTCTTGGTTCTGAAGTACCGtatcttagtgcaattggtGCACTAATGTATCTTGCTAACACTACAAGGCCTGATATAGCTTTTGTTGTTAACTTGTTAGCAAGGTATAGTTCTGCTCCTACTAGGAGACATTGGAATAGGATCAAACACATTTTGCGATATCTTAAAGGGACAACTGATATGGGTTTATTTTATTCTGTTAATTGTAGCCCAAATCTTGTTGGTTATGCTGATGCaggatatttatctgatccacaCAAAGCTTGATCCCAAACAggctatgtgtttatatgtgggGGGACTGCTATATCTTGGAGATCTACAAAGCAGTCCATCGTAGCCACTTCATCTAATCATGctgaaataatagttattcatgaagcaagtagagaatgtgtGTGGTTAAGGTCTATGATACATCTCATTCGAGAGAAATGTGGTTTGAAATGTGATAAAGTACCCACCACtttatatgaagataatgcAGCATGCATAGCACAACTTAAGGGAGgattcataaaaggagatagaacaAAGCACATTTCACCGAAACTTTTCTATACAcatgaacttcaaaagaatgGTGATATAAATATGCAACAGATTCGTTCAAGTGACAATGTGGCTGATCTATTtaccaagtctctaccaactgcaactttcaagaagatggtgcacaagcttggaatGCGAAGTTTCAAGTCTCTGGATTAATGTTCTCATTAGGGGGAGTAAATACGCGctgtactctttttccctcacgaggttttgtcccactgggttttccttgtaaggtttttaatgaggcagccTAGATGCGTATtaatagatatgtgtactcttttcctttactagagtttttcttttcttaaagtttttttagtaaggtttttgACGAGGCACATCATCTATGAATTAGACATtcagggggagtgttataaagtatttgtattatagtgaatgtctatcatgtggagtcctttttaggatatgattaaagagtcctcctacttggggaccaagttagatttctcctataaatagagtgctcctcttcattgtaaattcattcatcaagagaaataacaagtcttctcttcttttctctctagcttctttttcttatttaatagttttataacaTTATTATAGTAATTGATATCGGGCTATCAGATTAATATTATGGAAAtggtttataatttttaaataaggagttagtttaaaaaaataattatctagtTTTTTTTATGGAATTAATCAACAACCCATTAATCTTAGAAGAAATGATTCACGTAGAGGATTGTCATGCTTCAATCATTGGCACAATTAATATTTCGaatatgtattaatttaattgataacTTGATTGATAGCCAGTTTATAATCACTTAATCAAATTGAatcaattgatattttattgagtCGATAGAGATTTTAAACTCATAAAAGCTGATAAATAAATCGTGATAAGTCAAAATAATTgtactattattaattaatatgctTTAGGGCAGAATTTATAGAGGTAATAGAATGTTAAGTTTCTGACTTGCTAGTAAAATAAACTACTCTCACAGcattaatattcatattttaaaattctgaCCGTGAATTCAGATAAAGAAACTTTatgttattttgaaataaaaattgtgtATTTGTAAAGATTTGAAAACTTATGTAAAAagtaattataaattacaataatatataaaaattatgattgaaaaataaatttaatggaCTTATAAAATTTTAACCATATCGAGAAAATAATGCACAATTATAATGGACAAAAAAAGTTGGTATAGCTTCAAAGGGCATCGAAATAGAGTTCCTTGTTGGCTACTGAACCAACAACTCTTTTTAATTAGTCGACAcgaattcattaataattttaacgcattctttatttttatcaaatttatttaatctctACTAAAACTtaacaatttatcaaaatttaataattcaagttctataaacataaaattttaactctGTTTTCAAAAACAAACATTAAGTAGGAGtaaattttttaggaaaatactTTTCAATAACGGCTACATTACTGCGACAAGCCGTACCGTCGTAGCGTTTGGAAGCCCCACGAATAGCAACGGTAACTttgcttttaaatttttatgaatgCAACGTTTAGTTTCACTTACTATATATTTCTCTACAAACAAACATTCTCTTCAATATTCTtcagtatttatttatttattcaattgaaTATTGTTTTCCGGCCACCGGAATATtctattctttctcaatttcaCCGGAATATTCTgctctttctcattttcttaGCACTGCAATATGTCTAAATTATTTGGCACTGTTGTTGTACTTTTTCTCGTGTTAAATTCCGGTGAAGCGCAAAATGCACCTTCTCAATCCCCAATTTCTTCTCCCTCTAAATCACCGGCGGTAAAATCACAAGCACCGGTTTCTTCCCCGACTAAATCACCGGCAGTGAGATCTCAAGCACCGGTTTCTTCGCCCTCGGCTCCTACGATTAGCCCGTCTGCAGCGCCGGTACAGTCACCGAAAGCAGCTTCTCCAGTAACCAGCGTTTCACCCGCACTCACTCCGTCAATCAGTAGATCTGCTCCGGTTCCTTCTGTTGCAACTCCTCCGCCGGTATCAACGCCGGTGAGCACTCCGGCATCTTCCCCGGCAGCAGCGGATGTTCCGGCCAGCACTGCGACACCGTCAGTATCCCCAAGCATACCTTCAAGTTCAGCAAGTCCGGCGGAGTCTGTTGACGGACCTACTACGGCGCCGGCGAGTTTATCACCGGGAACTTCACCAGCACCCGTTGCTGATGATGTTTCCGCTGCAATTTCAGTGTTGAAAGTGCCGATGGTTCTAAGTGGGCTTGCTATTTGGGCCGCACTTTCAATTTGAATGCATCCGGCCCAATGTTGCACAAAATTCCTATTATCGAgtcttttatcatatttattgtaatatttttgacacttttattcattcattatCTTATTTGTTGTACTTTAATTTACTGattatcatttataacaaataataaaattgcagTGAAATTTTGAATTCTATATTACTCATTACTAACCAACTAATCAAAAAATCAAATGCATATCCTGTCATGTCTACATTTACTTCCTTCGTTATAACGATTTACTTCCTTCGTTATGTCTAgatttctaattttaaaatacaatatcGAATAAAGTATATCCCTTAGAGCTATTTGCTCTTTTATTctcttatttttgaattaataagATAACCTTACATGAACTTATTTttcgaaaatatattttttagctAGAACTTATCCCTATATGTGAATGTTTTTGTAACGACTTCTTTTCTCCATTTTCTCATTTGAAAGATTATCATTTTCTAGTTAATTAGCtattatagctatagtttgaattaattatgGCTCACACCTTAATTTCAATTGTGATTACGTACTCTCTCTTTCGCCTCTCTCAtcttttatacatatacaattatatcatagaaataaaaaatataattaatctcTCTCGCCTCTTTTCTTCCTCTCCCCATCTTGCTCGTAGCTACGCTATAACTATAAaccataattaaattattttttaagtacgTATGAATCAGACTTTGCCACAAAATTAATGATGGAATCCAAATgaattttagtaatttaatactaaatcacaatataaatagCTGTGATAGCGTACAGTATTTAACGCTACAAAAGCTGAGAATTTTGCCAGAGAATCCTACCAGTCAATGAAAAATCTAATTAAGTCTCGTACaatatattttctaatgttttaatattctattgtttaatattttctttaggaaaaaaaaacaaaaattatattatcaaacaaattttacaaatagtattttatattaattgtgtTATCTGCACTCCCATCGTATTTATTTTCTCTTACTAtttatctaaattatatttaaaatatttttaaaataatattatataaaatttgtttcttaCGTAATTGTGTATCACTGATAGTCATACTTTATACACGTGGTTGCCTTTTATTTGAACACCCATCTTTTAAGCCTTAGTTTCCTCCTCTTATTCTGCTAgtatttcattttagttttaaagattttttattttagaaaataaattcttaatcAATAAAGTACTACTTTCTctgtgaaatatatatatataaaaaagtatgACATCTTCGAGTTTAATCTCTCATTAATTTCGGTTatagataataaaattaaattcaatcaGTTAAATATGTTTAAGTTTAAACTAATTATTGATCTGTTTATttattaactcaataataataattcaactcGTGTTATATATCGCTATAATTTTATTaggtatataaataatttaaaagaacaaaaaaaaattaaacttaataaaaattaaattatattcagTTTTGATCCGTTATATAACTCATTTCCTAATCAGTTAATTACAAGGTTAAGGTCCAAAAGATTAGCACATTTAACGCAGTGACATATTCAATCAGACCACcgtccatttttttttcttataaattatttaatgaaattaagAGAATAGTCCTATAAGGATATGGTCAagcattttaaatcattttatgtTAGTAATATTTGTTATTCTATTTTACGTACACACAATGGGCATTAAAATATAATGCTTTAAAAGGTGACTATTTAAGCGATATAAATTGCAAGTTTCtactctctctttttcttttttggatatttctcaatatttaaataaagaaaGTTAAAATAAGAGATTATTCTTTtcacatatattttctttatacatTTTAATCATGCTAGTGTACTCAAGAATCAacatgacttttttttaaaaaaaaaaattatacttctACTTAATTAGATTgaacaaaagataaaaataaaaatctctaaTATGACGCGAAATATTTAATCGAGTTTTGTTTCGTTTAGTCAATGAAACACTTAAGATAAAGTGGAAAAAGGTCTTCAAATAGGCCTTTTgtaacaataacaattattCGGTGAAATTtcataactaaaatatgaaaagatagCGTGTTTTGTGTAAACAAATATATCCTTACCCGATTAGAATATAAAAATTCGATAAAATTCCACAAAATAGAGTATATATAGAAtaacatcaataaaaaataagacgatgattaaagtaaaaaacaaaCATACAGTAATAAATTCCATTTCATTCTTTTGATATCAACAAAGAAGAGGTAATTAAGGTAGAgtaacaatattaataacatAGACCAAAGGCACTTAAACTTTTTAAAGAAGTTCAATGGTATTTAATTCTAAAACTCCTTTACAGAAAATCatattctaaattattttaattactaCAATCAAAACTTTTAAGATGGGCTATGACTATAATAagtgaaattatatatattattagtacTTTAATTTTACACATAATGATCATCTTCACGGAATCCCCACATGCATACTTGTTTGTTTGCGAAGAAAAGGGTGAAACCGAATCCGGATATTACTAACCTTTTAGAGCAAAAATAATTCGTATAATATCATAATgctttttccatttttgtttCTTAGTTACACTGGCCTTCGTGTATCTCGATTAActttatgaaatactttttactTCTCACCGTAACTTTTTTATCAGAAATTATGGAAGGAGTTAGAATGAAATATTCAACTccaatagaaaaatatatgatCGATCATTCAATCTCGTTATTTTATGGGTGTGTTGGCCACAGGCCGGACTCATAAACAAATTTCTAAACTTGTTGGGGTTTTCCCTTCAGgtagtcatttttttttattgaatcacTCATAATTCGTTCCTTTTAAACATTGTTGGCTCATTTTGTTCGGCAtttctattgtaaatgtctTTGTGTTCgtattgtaatgattttgatttgattagAAGAATGAAGACAAATTATGTGTTAGTTTCgtttgttttctaatgtgttcaaatgacttgaagtaaaacataattattCTCGAACATTTTGACTATCAAATACTGGACTAATGAGTCGTGAAATAACATGTGCATCCTCTATCAATACACCTCATAAAATTTGGTTCCACATCCGCCAATAAtttgtagaaaaaataaattatgagtgATTCGatgaatcaataaaaaataacagaATTAAGATATCCGAGagcaataatataataaatttagaaatttgtttatgtatttgacGGTTAGCCATAATATCAGGATACGTGAAAGCATGTTATATGTGTAAAAATACATTATTGTATAAGGTTCGTACCTGAACAATAAATTTGCAGTCACTTGAGATCTCACTTGCCCCAATAACAACTCCTTGAATTTCACACAGTCACCGGAGTTCTTCTTTCTCTTACAACACCGACATGCAGCTTCCGTCGTCGGCCACCGTGGCTGCGGTGGTTCTCTCCGTAGTCCTTTTTATTTGTGCCACTGAAGCTCATAACATTACTCACATTCTAGCCGACCATAAACAGTTCTCCACTTTCAACCATTACTTAACAACTACACACCTCGCCGCTGAAATTAACCGCCGGCAAACCATCACTGTTTGTGCTGTAGATAATGCCGGAATGTCAGATCTACTCTCCAAACAACTATCTATCTACACTATAAAAAACGTTCTCTCTTTTCACGTGCTTCTCGATTACTTCGACGCTAAAAAGCTTCACCAGATTACTAACGGCACGGCACTTGCCGCCACAATGTTTCAAGCTACCGGCTCAGCTACCGGATCTTCTGGATTCGTAAACATTACTGATCTAAGAGGAGGTAAAGTCGGGCTCAGTCCGGCTGATTACAACGGTCCTCCTCCGGCTAAATTTGTAAAATCAATCGCCGAGATTCCTTACAACATCTCCGTTATTCAAATAAGTACGATTTTACCCTCAGACGAAGCTGAAGCTCCGACTCCAGGACCAAGCCAAATGAATCTCACTTCTCTAATGTCAGCTAAAGGCTGCAAAGTTTTCGCCGAGACTCTATTAGCTTCTCCGGCTGAAAAAACGTTTGAGGATAACGTTGATGGCGGAGTAACAATATTTTGTCCACGAGATGATGCAATGAAGAAATTTTTgcctaaatttaagaatttaacaGCGGAAGGGAAGCAATCACTGCTCGAATATCATGGAATTCCTATATACCAATCGATTTCGAATTTGAAATCGAATAATGGAGATATGAACACTTTAGCTACTGACGGAGCTAAGAAGTACGCTGTAGTCATTCAAAATGACGGTGAAGATGTTACTATAAAAACGAAAATTGTGACGGCGAAGATCACGGCTACTGTGGTTGATAAACTGCCATTAGCGATTTACTCGCTTGATAAGGTGTTATTACCCGAGGAATTGTTCAAGGCTAGTCCTACTCCGGCGCCGGCGCCGGCACCGGAGGCACGTGCTGAATCTCCTAAGCACTCCAAGTCACCACCGGCACCTGCATCTCCGGCTGAGTCTCCAGCGGATTCTCCGGCGGATGGTCCCAACGGTGATGCTGATGATTTGACAGATAGCGGTGCTGTTAAGTACAATGCCGGAGCATCACTTGCCGCCGTTTTCAGTTTATGGTTTGCCTTCAACGTGTTGATGGAAGTTTGAAAAAGAATTTCATCAAATTAAAGTTAGTTACTGTATTATTAGTCTATTTCTCAGTTTTTAGATTTACTTCTTTGATTCTATTTGGAATTTTCATTAATGTAATATGAATCATTATTGACTTTTCAACcattaattattatatgaaaaattacgCGATTGAGTAGATTTATCCTCGGCATAaatttagtttgttattattatcacttacgattcacattatacattaattatgtgaattgattttgagtttgtgtaattagttatgtttgtatatatgtataatttgtcagaatatacaaatacataatgaataatatacaattatttaacctatatatatatataactcacTTCTCTCGGATTCTTTGTCCTCTCTCCCCAGTCTCGCTTgctatatatacaaatgcatatgtaaatatacaattatcgctttaaaattataaaaattatctttatttatattttaaattattgtacTCAGTTATAAATAAAATCCGTTGTTACTAATGTACAATTTGATTATCAAgcattaaataatatttaaattaagttatgcAAGAATTAGAGATAAATATGTCCATTCAAAGCAAGTAAATAAACATTTTTGGACCGTTgtaacatattatttattttcttctttaaattgGTTATCGTGCTTAAACATTTGCTAATAAACTAATCGATtgcttcacatatacataaaCAGATCGATGAATTCTAAAATCATTTTTGGGATTGGGGTTTGCGAGAATtaaccaaaataaatgaatacataacatatttttgtactttttaaTTGACTCACTAACGAATAAATCTAGGGGACAGGAGGTGTTCATCTAAACGTTTCATCGGAATATTACATTGCATacataacttcaaattttatattattatgtaaacatatatatagatttcGGATCTCTTGAACAAGATGTAAAAGGTCAGCACTACGATTCAAGACAAGAAATGAAATTGATCTTTTCTTGACTATGGCTCTTATTTACtgcctttttaaaaaaataataattattatttgatatatgatATCTacatgattaaatttaaatttacgttaaaaattttatattaaaaaggtaaaacattTCTTAACAAAGACGACTCCGTGAGTGGGCCACACAGTCAAGTCCGACTATTTTGGGCCTTCAGGGAAGTGCATATTACACATATAGCCAATTTCAAGACTTATTTAGAATATAACCAAAATTCATAGAACAATTTGCAAATGTTGTCACCTTAAAATCAATATCTGAAGGCTCTCGTTTCTAATATTTATAGCTTAATAATAGTTAAAGGAGTATGtattattctctttattattatgttatctGATTTGTATATAGATGACGTTTCTTTTTATTCGGAGATTATCTTTGAAAACAAGATTTtatctataataaaaaaatgggtAAACGCACCACGAAAAAAATGTATGTGTATAGTGGGTGAAGCTACTTCTCTCTTaatcaaaagttttaaatttgaattttggatatgaaaaagttattaataaagAGCGCTTTCCCACCTATGTAGCG
Proteins encoded in this window:
- the LOC101255812 gene encoding fasciclin-like arabinogalactan protein 1, whose product is MQLPSSATVAAVVLSVVLFICATEAHNITHILADHKQFSTFNHYLTTTHLAAEINRRQTITVCAVDNAGMSDLLSKQLSIYTIKNVLSFHVLLDYFDAKKLHQITNGTALAATMFQATGSATGSSGFVNITDLRGGKVGLSPADYNGPPPAKFVKSIAEIPYNISVIQISTILPSDEAEAPTPGPSQMNLTSLMSAKGCKVFAETLLASPAEKTFEDNVDGGVTIFCPRDDAMKKFLPKFKNLTAEGKQSLLEYHGIPIYQSISNLKSNNGDMNTLATDGAKKYAVVIQNDGEDVTIKTKIVTAKITATVVDKLPLAIYSLDKVLLPEELFKASPTPAPAPAPEARAESPKHSKSPPAPASPAESPADSPADGPNGDADDLTDSGAVKYNAGASLAAVFSLWFAFNVLMEV
- the LOC101258472 gene encoding lysine-rich arabinogalactan protein 18, coding for MSKLFGTVVVLFLVLNSGEAQNAPSQSPISSPSKSPAVKSQAPVSSPTKSPAVRSQAPVSSPSAPTISPSAAPVQSPKAASPVTSVSPALTPSISRSAPVPSVATPPPVSTPVSTPASSPAAADVPASTATPSVSPSIPSSSASPAESVDGPTTAPASLSPGTSPAPVADDVSAAISVLKVPMVLSGLAIWAALSI